CTGCCCGCCCAGTTGGTGCAGCTAGCAAGATCGGTACTTGCCGTTGCTCTGAAAGATCAAGCTCATGGATCTCAGCAAAAAGTTGAACGATCCCATTGATGATCGTCGTTTTACCTGTTCCTGGTCCACCAGTCAACAAAAAGACAGGCGAAACGACAGCTTGTAAGATCGCTTCTTTTTGAGACTTACCGTAAGTTATTCCTTCTTCAGCTTCGATCTGAGCTAAAGCTTTTTTTAACTCTGCTTCAGTCACTGCTTTTAGTTTAGGTCGTTCCATCAACCGCTGGAGCTCTTTAGCACTTTCGTACTCAGCATAGTAATAACGCTTTAAGTAGATCCGTCCATCTTCTGAGATCACTTGGCCTGCTTCACCGAGCTGTAAGAGCTGATCGGCAATAAGTTCAGGTTCGATCTTTTCAGAACGACTATGCTCTAATAATTCAAGAGTTCTTTGTAAAAGTTCTTTACCATTTGTATACGTATTCCCCTCTTGCAAGCTCAATTGTAAGATACTTTCAAAAAGAGCACCTTTCAAACGAACAGGATCAGTTGCACCAAAGCCTAATTCATGTGCGATCTGATCTGCACGAACAAAGCCGATCCCTTCGATCTCATACGCTAAACGATAAGGATCTTGATGTAAAATGTCGAGCGTTTTTTCATGATATTTTTCAAAGATCTTTGCAGCCATGTTATCTGAAAAGCCTAAGCTACCTAGTCCGATCAAAGTCTGTTCTGTTCCGTTATCTTCTTTTAAACCGACAAGTAAACTTTCTTTTTGTTTAGCTGTCAGATCTAACTCCTCGGCTTTAGTTGGATCTTTCAACAAGATCTCGATCGCATTCTCACCTAGTTGCGTAACGATCTTTTGGGCTGTCTTTTCGCCGATCCCAGAAAAATGATCACTCGCTAAATAGGCAACGACACCTTTTTTCGACGCTAAAACAGCTGGTTTATAACTTAAAACTTGGAATTGCTGCCCATATTTTGGATGAGTCACGATCTTTCCTTTGAAATAATAGCTGTTTCCTTCAACTAACTCAGGGAAATTACCTGTGATCGTTACTTCTGCGCCTAATTCAAGATCGGTCTGTTCGATCGAAACAACGGCAACTTTATAAAAGCTAGCAGGAGCCTCAAAAAAGATGCTTTGCACCATTCCTGTCAAATGACCTTGTTTTTCATCTTCATCAAATAATGCTAATTCTTCTTGTTGCATCTTCTACCTCGCTTCCTGCTTTAATACACTATTGTTTTTTCTTATTTTGGAGCAATTTTTCAATATCGCCTAAACGCGTCTGTAAACGTTCGTATAATTTAGGATCAGCTTGTTTAGCTCTTTCAAAGTAAACTTTAGGATCTGCGCCTAAAACAACAGCTAGTACGCCCAACTGAAAATTAACATTAGCATCACCAGCTTTAAAACTCAAGGCTTGTTCATACATCTGTCTAGCCTTTTCAAAACTCCCCACGGCTAGCAAACAATCACCTAAAAGTCGTTTTGTCTCAAAAGAAGCCTTTGATTCGTCAGCTGTTAATGCAAACGCTAAAGCTTTTTGGTGTTCACCTTTGGCATAATAAGTTTGGGCTAGCATTAGATAAGCTTCAGCCTTTAATTTATCATCTTTGACTAAACTAAATTCTTTAAGCGCTTCGTCATATAAAGCACTTGCATAATAAACATTTCCTAAACCATAGTGGAGCAATCCTAATTTTTGTGGTTGCTCTTTCAAGGCATTCAAAGCTCGCTTGAAAAGCTCTTCTGCTTGCTCGAAGCTCTTTTTTTCTGTCAAAGCAACTCCTAAAGCATAGTAACTCTCTTCATCATAAGGATCAGCATCGATCTTTTTGATCAGCTTTTGAATGATCGCATCCAATTTAGCTGCTTCTTTTTGCCGTTTTTCCATTTTACATTTGACTCTTTTCTTTTAAAATTAAACAACGTCAGTCGGATCAAGGTCTTTTTTTAGATAATCCGTTTTATTCCACGCTAAGCACTTAAAATTTTCACCATCTTTTGTCTCTAAGATCGTCGTACTTGTATTAGCAAGACCACCTTGATCACGTAATTTAGCTAATGGTACTCCCAATAAATGCCGGATCTCAGCACAAAGCGCTGCCCCATGGCTAACGATCAAAACATTTTCTTTTGGATAGCGAGCACAGATCGCTTTGATCTTTGGCGTCATCCGCGCAAACAATTCTGGAAAGGATTCACCGGCGATCGCACTTGGATCGTAACGCTCAGGATGATAGCGAAAAGCATCGAGTTCAGCTGGATATTTCTCAGCAACTTCCGTAAATTTCATCCCTTCCATCTTTCCAAGATCAAATTCTTGTAAAGCTACATCAGCTTCAAGTTTTACGGGACGGTCCAGTTGTTTGATCAATTCTTTAGCGGTCGTCTTTGCTCGCTTGATCGGACTACAATAAACTTTTGCAAAAGCAATTGGGGCTAAATATTTTGCTAGTAGTTCGATCTCATGGTAACTTTCTGGTAATAATGGTGAATCACCTTTAGCCCCTTGATAACGCCCTTCCAAGTTCCATTCAGTCTTACCATGACGTACAAAATATAGTCTTGTCAAATTTCGCGTAGCTATATAAATGTAGGATCATATAGTTCAATATGATCAGAAAGAACTATAGTTTCCCTTTCCTTTCTTTTATCTACACTGGTCGTCTATTTATCCACCCCACATTTTTTCTTTCTAGTGAATAAGTAATGACTAGCGACCTCTTAACTAGAAATAATCAACTATTATTATATAATTTGCATTTAGATCAAGCAAGGAGCACAAAAAAGACTACCTGAAAGACTAAGCTTTCAGGTAGTCTCAGGATCTTACGTGTTAAAGATCATACGTATTGTAATTTGCGTCCATTTTGATAAGCATGGTCGATCGTTCCACTTCCAAGGCACTCGGCACCATCGTAGAAAACAACTTCTTGACCAGGCGTGATCGCTCTAACTGGATCATCAAAGATCACTTCAACTTTAGTGCGGTCATCGTTGAAACGAACTGTGACACCAGAATCTTTTTGGCGGTAACGGAACTTAGCGGTACAATGAAATTCAGAACCACGGTCTTCGATCGGAGCAACAAAACTCAATTCACTAGCTTCTAAGCTCGTTGCGTAAAGATGCTCATTATGGTATCCTTGTCCAACTAAAAGTGTATTGGTAGCTAGATCCTTGCCGACAACAAACCAAGGTTCGTTACTCTTAGCATCGCCTCCGATCCCCAGTCCGCGACGTTGACCGATCGTATAATTCATCAAGCCAAAATGTTCACCTTTGACTTCGCCGTCAACAGTCATCATCTTACCAGGTTTAGCAGGTAAAAATTCACTTAAGAATTTACTGAAATCACGTTCACCGATAAAACAAACACCAGTTGAATCTTTCTTTTTAGCCGTTGCTAGACCAGCTTCTTCAGCGATCTTTCTGACCTCTTGTTTGTTCATCCCACCGATCGGAAACATAGCTTTTTGCAAATTCTTTTGGGTCAACTGACTCAAGAAATAAGTTTGATCTTTGTTTTCATCGACACCACGCATCAAATGAACAGTTCCATCTGGATCGCGTTTAAGTTGTGCATAGTGCCCCATTGCGATATAATCTGCATCTAATTGCATAGCATAATCTAAAAAAGCTTTGAATTTGACTTCTTTATTACACATCACATCTGGGTTAGGTGTCCGTCCTTTCTTATATTCATCTAAGAAATAAGTAAAGACACCGTCCCAATACTCTTTTTCAAAGTTGACTGAATAATAAGGAATCCCGATCTGATCTGCTACTTTAGCGACATCAGCATAGTCTTCGGTAGCCGTACAGACCCCACTATCGTTCTTGTCATCCCAGTTTTTCATAAAAACCCCGACAACATCATAGCCTTGTTGTTTGAGCAAATAAGCGACGACCGAAGAGTCGACACCGCCACTCATACCCACAACGACTCTGATCTTGCTCTTATCTTCCATTGAAGATCACCATCATTTCATTTAGATTCTGAATCTTTACGATTTGAAGGTCGTTTTATTCAGTAGCTCCCATTATAACGAGTATTTTAACTTTTGACAAGAGACTCTTACTTACTTTTTTATATTAAATTATTGTACCTTTTCTAAGATCTGGCGTGAAATAAGATCTTCTAAAATATAGTTCAATTGTTCAACATTAGCTGTTGCATCCTTACCGTTGAAGATATTGACTTCTTTTAGACCGTTAGCTGTTGTTGTCACTAATTTAAATGACTTTAGATCAGCCGAAACGACAACTTTTAATTTAAAACCCTTAAAAGGAGAGGCTGGATCTAAAGAGCGTTCCAATTGAAATTTTCCCCCCTTTGTTTCAATAAAACCTGTATCACGTAAAGCATATTTTTTTACATTATCAGATAAACGATAAGTCGTTTGATCACCTAAGATCTTTGCTGTTTTTTGATAAGCCATTTTGATCACCTCAGTTAAATTTATTTTTTAAGTCGCTGGCAGAGCTCGGCTAATTTATCAGCTACTGTTTCGATCTCTGCTAACGTATTATAACGTCCAAAACTAAACCGTAATGTTTCACTGATCCGCGGATCATCTGCACCATACATCGCTTGCAAAACGTGGGAAGGTTCTAAAGAACCGGCAGTACAGGCTGAACCAGCAGCCGCTGCGATCCCTGCTAGATCAAGATTGGTCAATAAAGCATCGCTGGCACACCCTTTGAACCACAAACTGATGACTTGAGGCAGTTCATCTGCACCATGTTTGCCATTGACCTCAAAATCAACGCCTTTTTGACGTAAACGCGTGATCAGATGAGTTTTGAAACTTTGATATCTTTCTTGGAGAAGCTCGCGCTCATTTTGTTCTAATTCGACCGCTTTAGCAAAACCAGCGATCCCTGCAATGTTTTCTGTTCCTGCCCGACGTTTTAATTCTTGCTCGCCTCCTAAGATCAAAGGCTCTAGCTCTAGACCTGCTCTTTCATATAAAAAGCCGACCATTTTAGGTCCGTTGAGCTTATGCGCTGTTGTTGACAAAAGATCGATCTGATCGCGTTTGACATCGATCTCAGTGATCCCGTAAGCTTGGACTGCATCTGTATGGAACCACGCATTACTTTGAGCTACGATCTCACCGATCTCGTGGATCGGCATATGACTTCCGACCTCATTATTACCAGTCATGATCGAAACTAAGATCGTATCTGGTCGTAAAGCTTGTTTAAGTTCGTCAAGTGAGATCAAACCATTTTGATCCACATCAAGATAAGTCACTTCATAGCCATTTTTCTCTAAGTATTCCATCGGTTTTAAAACTGCTTCGTGTTCGATCTTAGTCGTGATCAAATGGCGGCCTTCATTTTTACGTTTTTTAGCTGTCATGAGGATCGCCGTATTATCACTTTCAGTTCCACCACTAGTGAAGATGATCTCATTTGCTTGTGCAGCATTGATCGAATCTGCGATCACTTGGCGACTTGCTTGTAAAACTTGGCGTGCTTTACGTCCAAATGAATTTGTCGCCGAAGCATTGCCAAAAACATCGCGCATCGTTTGACTCATTACTTCGATAACTTCGGGTGCCATGGGCGTTGTTCCTGCGTTATCAACATATATCTTTTCCACTCTTATCCTACTTTCTTACCATAATTAAGCTTGAGCCCAATTCAAGATCATTTGAGCTGAGCGCTTACCTGCTTCGATGATAAACTCATCAAATGTTTGTCCAGCCTCTTCGTCACCAACATCAGACATAGCCCGAACGATCACAAAAGGTACTTTGAATTGATAGGCAACTTGAGCGATCGCCCCGCCTTCCATTTCGCAACAAAGTGCAGCTGGATAGATCTCCTTGATCGCTTGGATCTTTTCTTTAGAAGCAACGAATTGATCGCCCGTAACGATCAGACCTTCTTTCGTCGCCAATTTGGCTTTAGTAGCTGCTTTTGTCAGTTCCGCTAATAAAGCTTGATCGGCTGGATAGATCTGTGGCTGTTGTGGTAGTTGTCCTGGCTTATATCCAAAAGCAGTTGCATCGGCATCATGATAAGCAGCGCCAGTCGAAAAAACAACATCCCCAACATGAAGCCCAGTACCGATCCCCCCAGCAGAACCAGAGTTGATCACAGCTGTGACCCCAAATTCAACGATCAAAAGAGCTGTGGTCACCCCAGCTTGGACTTTACCGATCCCAGAACGAACTAACACAACAGGTTTTTTAGCTAATTTTCCTTCATAAAAATCGATCCCACCGATCGTTTTTTCAGTTCGATCTTCAAGTTTAGCTAAAAGTTCTTTCAACTCTTCTTCCATTGCACAAATAATTCCATATTTCATCTGACGCTATTGTCCCTTCTACTTTAAAAATTTACAAAACGCATAAACAAGAAAACTAAAACCAGTAAAACACACAAGATCCCGATCGTAATATTCAACCGCTTTGCTAAACGCTTAGTTTTTTGTGCTTCAGTCTCGGCTTTTTGCCTTTTTTTAGCTTCCGTACGACTATGACCTTGTGCCTCAACATTCGCATTTTTACTTCGGCGCAAAGGACGTTCATTTGTCGTTTCGTTTTTTTCTTCCATCGTATTTCACCTATTTTAACGCATCAACTGCCAAAACATGACTGCCATGATCGTCTTACTATCACAGATCAAACCTGACTGCATTGCTTTTAACGCTTCAGCTTGCGTTAATTCGACTTTTTCTAGAAATTCATCTTCGTCTTGGGGCAGTTCTTCTTTGACTGGTGTCAGACCACTAGCATGATAAAGATAGATCTTTTCATCTGCAAAACCAGGTGAAGTGTAAAATGGCATGATCAACTCAAGCTTTTCTGCTTGATAGCGTGCTTCTTCATTTAATTCACGCATCGCAGTCTCGAGCGGACTATTTTGTTCATTTGGTTCGATCTTACCAGCTGGGATCTCTAACGTAACTTGACCAAGTGGGGCGCGCCACTGCTTGATAAAAACCATCTTATCAGCTGGTGTGATCGCGATCACACCTACAGCACCATGATGTCGCACGATCTCACGATATGATGTTTTACCATTTGGCAACTGGACTGTTTCGCGATCAAGATCGATCACTGTCCCATCAAAAAGATGTTCAACTGCGGTAACTTTTTCTTCAAATTCCATTACACTCGCCCTTTCAAGCAAAATTTAACAGTTTAATTATAACATATCTCATTTTCGGTCCAAACGACAACAAGTTGTACTTGGAGCCTATCTCAGATCCAAATACAACTTGCTGGTTAATTATTATTTTTCAAGACCTTCGCTAACTGCTTCAGGGAAGTTAGTTGCAACGATCTGGGCACAAGAAGCACAAAGTTCAGGGAAGCGTTCGTCACTGCCAACATCTAAAGTGATGCGACGACAACGTGGACAAACATCACCTTCTGCATGTTTGACAACGACTTTGACTGCACCATAATCATCTGCGTCGGCAGGCGCTTCTTCTAACGGTAAAACATCAAGTTCAGAAACGATCAAAGCTTGGCGGATATCAGCATCTAAACTGTCAAGTTCGGCTTTGACACCTTCAGAAACATATAAGAAGACATGCGCTTCAAATGATTTACCGATCAATTTAGCATTCCGTGCTTCTTCTAAACTCTTCAAAACGTGCGAACGTAATTTCATGAAACGCGTCCAGTTTTGTGTGATCTGATCTTCATGATCAAAATGTTCGACTGCTGGCATCTCTGCTAGTTGGACATAATCTTCTGGTTCTTTTAAGAAGTTCCAAACTTCTTCAGTCGTATGTGGCATAACTGGCGTCATCAATTTAGCTAGACGCACGACTGTATCATAAAGAACTGTTTGCATCGAACGACGTTTCTTAGCGTCTTTTGCTTCCACGTAAACAACATCTTTAGCAACTGCCAAGTAGAAAGCAGAAAGATCGGTCGTGACAAAATTGATCAATTTCTTGTAGATGTCCATGAAATTATAATTAGCGTAGTCATCTAAGATCTCTTTTGTGAATTTATTGACTGCGATCTGCATATATTGATCGATCGCTTCAAGTTCTTCAAATGCGACCTTATCCTTAGCTGGCTCAAAATCACTTGTATTTGCCAATAAGAAGCGCACCGTATTCCGCACTTTACGGTAGCTTTCTGAGATCTGGGCAAAGCTTTCCATCGAAACACGCACATCAGCTGAAGTATCAACACTTAAGACCCAAAGACGAATGATCTCGGCCCCCATCTTCTTGATAACTTCTTCGGGAACGATCGTATTTCCAAGTGATTTACTCATCTTACGCCCTTCACCGTCAAGCGTGAAACCTTGAGAGACGATCTGCTTATATGGTGCATGACCAGAAACGGCCACGCTTGTGATCAAACTCGAGTTGAACCAACCACGGTATTGGTCAGACCCTTCCAAGTATAGATCAGCAGGATAAGTCAAATAATCACGCTCTGCACAAACACCTTGATGTGAAGTACCTGAGTCAAACCAAACATCCATGATATCTGTTTCTTTAGTAAATTCGCCGTTTGGTGAATGCTCATTTGTATAACCTTCTGGTAAAAGATCTTTAGCATCTAACTTGAACCAAATATTAGAGCCATGTTTTTCGACTAATTGTGCGACATGTTCGATCGTTTCTTTTTCCATGATCGCTGTACCATCTTCCGCATAGAAGATCGGAAGCGGTACGCCCCAAACACGTTGCCGTGAGATGACCCAATCGCCACGATCGCGGATCATGTTATACAAGCGTTTTTGACCCCATTCAGGTAAGAAGTCGACTTCATTGATCGCATCTAAAATATTATTACGGATCTTATCAACTGAAGCAAACCATTGTGGTGTTGCTCGGAAGATGATCGGTTTCTTTGTCCGCCAGTCAAAAGGATAGCTATGTTCGTATTCCATCGACTTCAATAAAAGACCAGCTTTTTCAAGTTTTTGTAAAGCTACTTCATTAGCATCTTCATAAAAGACACCATCAAATTCAGGGCCACACTCAGCTGTCAAGTGACCAGTATCATTTACCGGCGCAAAGATCTCTAAGCCGTATTTCATCCCCATCTTGTAGTCATCATCACCATAACCAGGAGCAGTGTGGACTAAGCCAGTACCAGAATCAGTTGTGACGAAATCACCTAACATCACAAGCAATTCCCGATCATCATAGAATGGGTGCTTAGCTGTGATATATTCAAGTTCTTGTCCTTTAACGACTTTGAGCGTCTTAACGTTTTCCCAACCAAACAACTCAGCATTTTTTTGCACTAAGTCGGCTGCCATCACAAATTTACGTGTTTCACCTTCTGGTTGAACTACAGCATAGTCAAAGGAGGCATCGATCGTGATCCCTTCAGAGGCTGGGATCGTCCATGGTGTAGTCGTCCAAACGACCATGTAAGTATCTTCATCTAAAACCCCTTTACCATCTAAAACTTGTTCAGCATAGAAAGCAGATGGTGAAGTTACATCATGGTATTCAACTTCAGCTTCAGCTAAAGCAGATTCAGATGACCAAGACCAGTAAACAGGACGCTTTCCTTTGTAGATCAAGCCTTTTTCAGCCATCTTGCCAAAGACGCGGATCTGTTGCGCTTCATATTCAGGTGCAAGTGTCAAATATGGGTCGTCCCACTCACCAGCGACACCTAAACGTTTGAAATCTTTTCGTTGTTTATCGACTTGTTCTAAAGCATATTCGCGACATTTTTCTCTAAAATCAGCCACAGAAAGTGCTTTACGGTCGACCCCAGCCTTTTTTAATTGTTGTTCGATCGGAAGACCATGAGTATCCCAACCTGGAACATAAGGAGCCCGAAAGCCCATCATTGATTTAGCACGTACGATGATATCTTTTGAGATCTTGTTCATTGCGTGTCCCATATGAATATTTCCGTTTGCATATGGCGGTCCATCATGTAAGACAAAAGAAGGTTTGCCTTCGTTTAATTTTTGGCGTCGTTCATAAACTTTATTTTCTTCCCATTCTGTTTGACGCTCTAATTCGCGTACAGGTAAATTCCCACGCATCGGAAATTTAGTTTTACCTAAATTTAAAGTATCTTTGATTCTCATAAAAATACCTGCCGTGGAGTGGTGAACACAGCTTGCCCTTCCTTATTTTTTTGAATAAAAAAGATCTCATCCCTACAAGGGACGAGATCTCGCGGTACCACCCAATTTAAGAATTTTACTAAAATTCCACTCTATGATCGGCTAACACTGATCAAGCGGACAAAGCTACTAAAGTTCACCTTGCCAAAAAAGAGATGATAAGAACAACTTCAGTGGGTGACCGATCTTTGCACCAATCCCATCGGCTCGCTGACACCATGTAAGTTTATCTCTTGTTCTCTTATAATTTTTAATCGACCTTAAACACTAGGCGTTTTCCGAACTGTCTTCAGCAAACTGACGCCCGCTAGTAGAGTTGGATTCTGGGAAGATCACAACTGTTTCCTTTTCCTCTTCAACTGTTGCAGTGTCATCTACGCCTTGTTCAGGTACATAAACGTCTGTTGTTTCGTCTTTATCATTTGAAAATGATTTTACTTCTTTTGCCTCGGCTTTGTCAAGGGTATCATCATGACGAATTGCTTCTTGGATCGCTTCATAACTAGTTGTTTCTCCTTGACGTAAAATATCATCCCATTCACTGCCTTTGACAACTTCAAGCTGTGATTCTAACATCACTTGGAGCTTTTGTCTAAAAATGCGCGCTTGCTTTCTTAGATCATCCGTTTCCAAAGCTAAGCGCTTGGATTTCTTTGAAGCCTCATCGATGATATGCCGTGATTTTTCATTTGCTTGATCAATGATATCTTGACCTTGCTTTTGAGCTTCACGATTGATGATCTCAGCTTCACGTTGTGAATTAGCCTTAACTTTATCGGCAGCTTCTTGGGCAACAATGATCGATTGATTCAACGAATCTTTCAAATCATTGAAATATTTGAGTTTTTCTTGACTTTGGCGTAAGCTCTCAGTCAAATGCTCATTTTCTTTTAAGACCAACTCATAGTCTTTGATGATCTGATCTAAAAAATCATTGACTTCATCTTGATCATAGCCACGTAATTTTGTATGAAACTCTTTATTATGAATATCCAAAGGGGTCAATGCCATCCCCAACACCTCCAAATTTTGTAAAAATCATTTTCTGATAACTGAAACTTCACAGCGAAGCTTATCCCGTTTTGATCGGCCTAAGACTTGCTCGAATCTGATCCGCCCATAACCGCGGACTGAAATAATATCTTTTGAACCTACCTCAAGATCCGAGCGCTCAAGGGTAAGCCAATTTAAACTGATCTTCTTAGCGTTGATCATATCTTTGACACGCTGGCGTGAAAGTCCATAGACTGCTTTGACGATCACATCAATACGTAAAGAACTACACGAGATAACTAATTTTTCCCAAGCGGGTATAACTTCTGTCAACTGGGTCAACTCTTTAGGTCGCAATGACACATGAACTTTACCGATCTGGTCGACTTGTTGGACCAAATATTCACTGATATTTTTTTGGACGATAACTTGCCAAGAAAATTCATCTGTAATGATATCCCCTAAAACATCCCGTTCTAGGCCTACATTTGCCAGTGTCCCTAAGACTTTACCGTGGCTCAAAGTCACAAACTTGGTCGGATAATCGATCTCCAATAATTGTAGTTCAAAATCAGCTAGCGTTGGTTCATAATAAGCTGGATAAAACAAAAGACGTTTCCGTTCTGCACCAGCAAAACCTCCATGGACACTCATCTTGACTGGACCCTCAGCTTGTAACAAAAAGCGCGCAATATACTGCTGTCTTGGATCTAAAAAATGTGTCAACACTGGCCGATATTCATCTTGAGCTTGTCTGATCAGATCCAACAATTGATCGATCAGTGGCCGTTCTTCTTTACGAAAATGTTGATATATCTGCTCACTCACCTATCTGTTGCTATATTAAATGTGAAAGTATGCATCCAAATATAATAATTTGATCACACTGAGAAAGAAATATAGATTCCCCTTCTAAAGGCTATTCTTTGACCACGATCACCTATCTACATTTTACCTTTCTCATAGGCGATCTGCGACACATTTTCGCTCTTTGATCACAGTGTTAAAAACCAAGGCCTAAAAGAGCCAAAAGCGCAAACACACCACGTTCAACAAACTGCAAAACGATCAAAGCTACTAATGGAGCAAAACTGATCCCTGCGATCGGCGGGATAAAGTCAAATAACCTTAAATATGGCTGACATATTTTGATCAATAATTGCCCAAGTTTTGTGTTATATGCTCCTGGAAACCACGAAAGTAAACAGTAAGCAACGATCAAAAATGAATAAATATTGAATAAATCACTAATTATCGTTAATAGTCCCACTTAATACTACCTCTATTTATAATTATAGTCGTTATCCCGCATTGTATCGGTCAAACTTCCCTCAACTTCAAAATCTTGTGGTGTACACAAGAAGATCTGTTCACCGATCCGTTTGATCTCACCATCGACTGCAAAAACGACTCCTGAAAGAAAATCAACAACACGGTGGGCTTGCGCATCGTCCATCCGTTGAAAATTGACTACAGCTGCCTGACCTTCAAGTAACCGTGAAGCGATCGCACGTACATCAGAAAAGATCCGTGGTTCGAAAAGCATGATCTTTTTTTCTAATGGGCGTTTATTATTATGCAATTCCATCACATTTGGTTGCTCTTTTAGATCATTATCTGGTCGTGGTGGTTCTGTATAATTATTAGGTTCCGAGCGATCATCTTCAATTCTTTCTTCTTCATCATCGATATTAAAAAAACTACCAAGTCTACTTGAAAATGACATATTCGTTCCCCCTTATTTTAGTGACGGCGCCGTGAGAAAAATGGTGGGTTACTTAGATCATCATCATTGTTATTTTGTTCGTTTGATGAGTTAGATCCAAAAACGTTGAAGTCTGTTTTTTCAACATTTTGGAATTCTGTTTCACGTTGTTGAGTTGATTTTCGTGCCCCATTCATCTCACGTGAAAGATCCCAATCTCCTAGTGGATCATTATTGGTCGGCTGTGTTTTTGGTTGTTCTTTGCTCGTTTGTTCGTTAGTAAAAGGCCGTTTTATATTATGTGGTTTGAATCCACTATTTACTTCTTTTTTCTTTTTATCGATCCCCGTTGCGATAACGGTAACGATCACGCTATCTTGTAATGATTCATTGATCGAAGTTCCGAAAATGATGTTGACATCGCTTGTCGCTGCTTGAGAAACGATATCAGAAGCCGCTTGTGCTTCAAATAAACTTAGATCTGGACCACCTGTAATATTCAAAAGAACTTGTTCAGCACCA
This window of the Ligilactobacillus faecis genome carries:
- a CDS encoding tetratricopeptide repeat protein; translation: MEKRQKEAAKLDAIIQKLIKKIDADPYDEESYYALGVALTEKKSFEQAEELFKRALNALKEQPQKLGLLHYGLGNVYYASALYDEALKEFSLVKDDKLKAEAYLMLAQTYYAKGEHQKALAFALTADESKASFETKRLLGDCLLAVGSFEKARQMYEQALSFKAGDANVNFQLGVLAVVLGADPKVYFERAKQADPKLYERLQTRLGDIEKLLQNKKKQ
- a CDS encoding cysteine desulfurase family protein, producing the protein MEKIYVDNAGTTPMAPEVIEVMSQTMRDVFGNASATNSFGRKARQVLQASRQVIADSINAAQANEIIFTSGGTESDNTAILMTAKKRKNEGRHLITTKIEHEAVLKPMEYLEKNGYEVTYLDVDQNGLISLDELKQALRPDTILVSIMTGNNEVGSHMPIHEIGEIVAQSNAWFHTDAVQAYGITEIDVKRDQIDLLSTTAHKLNGPKMVGFLYERAGLELEPLILGGEQELKRRAGTENIAGIAGFAKAVELEQNERELLQERYQSFKTHLITRLRQKGVDFEVNGKHGADELPQVISLWFKGCASDALLTNLDLAGIAAAAGSACTAGSLEPSHVLQAMYGADDPRISETLRFSFGRYNTLAEIETVADKLAELCQRLKK
- a CDS encoding DUF1831 domain-containing protein — protein: MAYQKTAKILGDQTTYRLSDNVKKYALRDTGFIETKGGKFQLERSLDPASPFKGFKLKVVVSADLKSFKLVTTTANGLKEVNIFNGKDATANVEQLNYILEDLISRQILEKVQ
- the mnmA gene encoding tRNA 2-thiouridine(34) synthase MnmA is translated as MEDKSKIRVVVGMSGGVDSSVVAYLLKQQGYDVVGVFMKNWDDKNDSGVCTATEDYADVAKVADQIGIPYYSVNFEKEYWDGVFTYFLDEYKKGRTPNPDVMCNKEVKFKAFLDYAMQLDADYIAMGHYAQLKRDPDGTVHLMRGVDENKDQTYFLSQLTQKNLQKAMFPIGGMNKQEVRKIAEEAGLATAKKKDSTGVCFIGERDFSKFLSEFLPAKPGKMMTVDGEVKGEHFGLMNYTIGQRRGLGIGGDAKSNEPWFVVGKDLATNTLLVGQGYHNEHLYATSLEASELSFVAPIEDRGSEFHCTAKFRYRQKDSGVTVRFNDDRTKVEVIFDDPVRAITPGQEVVFYDGAECLGSGTIDHAYQNGRKLQYV
- the recD2 gene encoding SF1B family DNA helicase RecD2, producing MQQEELALFDEDEKQGHLTGMVQSIFFEAPASFYKVAVVSIEQTDLELGAEVTITGNFPELVEGNSYYFKGKIVTHPKYGQQFQVLSYKPAVLASKKGVVAYLASDHFSGIGEKTAQKIVTQLGENAIEILLKDPTKAEELDLTAKQKESLLVGLKEDNGTEQTLIGLGSLGFSDNMAAKIFEKYHEKTLDILHQDPYRLAYEIEGIGFVRADQIAHELGFGATDPVRLKGALFESILQLSLQEGNTYTNGKELLQRTLELLEHSRSEKIEPELIADQLLQLGEAGQVISEDGRIYLKRYYYAEYESAKELQRLMERPKLKAVTEAELKKALAQIEAEEGITYGKSQKEAILQAVVSPVFLLTGGPGTGKTTIINGIVQLFAEIHELDLSEQRQVPILLAAPTGRAAKKMSEATGLYASTIHRLLGLNGREEQSSEEAKELEGALLIVDETSMVDTTLLHLLLQSIPDQMQVIFVGDKNQLPSVGPGQVFSDMLASEALPKKELEKIYRQGDGSTIISLAHEVKNGEVSKDLLQKTSDRSFISCQAHQVKDVVQKVVLAALKKQNKKDDIQLLAPMYRGEAGIDQLNLLLQDLLNPKKANTKEIVSGETIFRINDRVLHLVNDPENNIFNGDIGKVVGIEKSKTGQAKDKLVVAFDEQEVEFARKDLRNLTLAYCMSIHKSQGSEFPIVILPFVRQYSRMFARNLLYTALTRAKDKLILLGEPKAFADCIQTVALNRKTTLKNRLQELFEVTSNSMDKKTRPKTPKFILTAELVEQIDPMIGMNEFSPYDFLN
- a CDS encoding histidine phosphatase family protein — encoded protein: MTRLYFVRHGKTEWNLEGRYQGAKGDSPLLPESYHEIELLAKYLAPIAFAKVYCSPIKRAKTTAKELIKQLDRPVKLEADVALQEFDLGKMEGMKFTEVAEKYPAELDAFRYHPERYDPSAIAGESFPELFARMTPKIKAICARYPKENVLIVSHGAALCAEIRHLLGVPLAKLRDQGGLANTSTTILETKDGENFKCLAWNKTDYLKKDLDPTDVV
- a CDS encoding 5'-methylthioadenosine/adenosylhomocysteine nucleosidase, with the protein product MKYGIICAMEEELKELLAKLEDRTEKTIGGIDFYEGKLAKKPVVLVRSGIGKVQAGVTTALLIVEFGVTAVINSGSAGGIGTGLHVGDVVFSTGAAYHDADATAFGYKPGQLPQQPQIYPADQALLAELTKAATKAKLATKEGLIVTGDQFVASKEKIQAIKEIYPAALCCEMEGGAIAQVAYQFKVPFVIVRAMSDVGDEEAGQTFDEFIIEAGKRSAQMILNWAQA